The Ochotona princeps isolate mOchPri1 chromosome 22, mOchPri1.hap1, whole genome shotgun sequence nucleotide sequence gcacagctgggctggggctaggcactgggggagggagggcatGTCGGAACCCCTGAGCAGAGGCCTAGGTGTGGCTGCATGAGAACTCCCCGAGGGCTGAGGGCAGTGTCTGtgcggctggagctgggagcctcgaCCCTAtggctgtgggtggcaggaaccccactgTGCGAGCTGtcgcctgctgcttctcagggtgcacgtgagcaggaggctgggatcCGAGTGGAACCAGGGACCAGGATTGAcacccaggccctctgacatgGCACATGGGTGACCCAGCTGTTTTAACCCTAGACCAGGTGCTTGCCTTCAGGGTCACCCCCGCCCTCCAAAGGCTGACTaattcaaaaagcagagttaaTACACAGGTTCGGAGGAGACAGAGCCGGGAGGTCTTCCACTCACTCAGCCCCTCTCCATCTGCCCCTGAGCCAGGACAGggccggagtcaggagccaggacctcatcCGGCTATACCAGTGGTTGGCAGGAGCGCAGCTAGTTGGCCCAGCTTCATGGCTTCCTGGGCACAGTCGTGGGAAACTGATTTGGGGTCAGCAGAGCCGGGACTTGAGCCAAGCACTGTGATGTGgaatgctgcttcccaggtgcagctTCACCCGCCCCTTCCACTCTGagcacatttctgtttcttttctctttttttggctttatttgtattggaaagtcagatatacagaggaggagagacagagaggatgatcttctgttcgatgattcactccccaagtgactgcaatggccggtgctgagccattccgaagccaggagccaggagcttcttccaggtctcccacgtgggtgcagggccccaaggctttgggccatcctcaattgctttcccaggccacaagcagggagctggatgggaagtggggatgctgggattagaactaacacccatatgggatcctggcacgttgaaggaaaggactttagcctctaggctaccgtgctgggccctgagtaCATTTCTTAATGTCTGGGTGCCACAGTTGTCACACTGGGACCAGGGGATGGCAGTAACCGGTAAGGGTGCCCAGGGCTGTGTAAGGATTCCCTGCGTTGGCTCTGGCCCTTTTCTGGGAGACATCATGCAagccttcctgctgatgcctcTACTCTCCCACTGCCCCCCTCCTGGCCAACACTTGTACTTTAGACCTGATTGTCACTATCAGGGGACATTACTGTACTCCCTGTCCTCTCCATGGAAGCAGCTTCGGCGCCcctgccacacccaccctcacctTGGCCTCCCGGAATGTGACTTTATCCCTTCTGAGCTCCACGAAATCGAGGCCTTCTCCTTGCTTGTTTTTGCTACAGCATTGTCTCTGCTGAGTGCACTGGCAGTCTGCTGAGTGACCCGACCACAGGGAGGGGCCCCTGGCTGGCGGTGGCCTGGGTCAGTCCTGCTTCCTAGGGTGGGAGCTGGCGCGGCTGTCCGAGGTGTGAGCAGCTGTCCTTCCTCCCTTTGCAGGGCACTCTGCCAGGCCCGGTGGGCAGCATGTCCGTGGTCTTCACCATGTTGCTGCCTCTAACCCGGAAGCCATGGAGGAGATAAGGTAGCCACCCTCTGGGATGGGGAAGCCCAGTTCAATGGATTTAAAATACAAGGATGACTTATTTCGCAAGTATGTGCAGTTCCACGAGGGCAAGGtggaccccacccccagccagcaGCGGCCTGGCAGCGACGAGTCCCTGCGGGTGGCAGCCTCGACCCTGCTCAGCTTGCACAAGGTGGATCCCTTTTATCGATTCCGGCTGATCCAGTTCTATGAGGTGGTGGAGAGCTCACTGCGCTCGCTGAGCTCCTCGAGCCTGCAGGCCTTGCATGGCGCCTTCAGCGTGCTGGAGACGGTGGGCGTCAACCTCTTCCTGTACCCGTGGAGGAAGGAGTTCAGAAGCATCAAGGTGAGGTCGGGTCCATTCCTCGGTGAGGCCCTGCCCGCCCACCACCAGGCGCCTCCTTCCTCACCTCTCTCACCCTCCTGGGGTGTGCTAAGCCACGTTACCTCCGGGGCtcccatcttgcctgtctctggCAGCCTCTGCTGACTGGTTCCCCACTCCAGGCTGCCACATCCTGACCCTAGAGGTTAGAAAGGCAGTGGCCAGGTCATGCGGGGCATTGCAGCTCCGGCAGAAGGCTCTGGTTTGTCATGAGTGGACTCGGGAGAAAGCCAGGCCAGGATGTGGGGTCACCTTGGGAGAGGGTTACACTGACTGGTGTAAGGGGAGCAGACCTGAGGTGGCCCAGCTCGGGTGGGGAGATGCTGACTTGCAGGCTCTTGCAGATGTATGTGTGCATGAGCTGGGCTCGTGGGACCAAGTGGAGATGGTGGATGAGGGACATGGGAAGGCACCTGAAGCCTTCCGGGGCTCAGGAGAGATTCCCCCGGAAGGCTCTTGGGTGTCCCGTGACCCAGCCTTCATCGCCATGCCCGGATGGGGGTGAGGGCACAGGAGTGGCGTGCAGGTTGTCCTACCTGTAATCCTATCCCATCTGCATGGCTGCCACCCCAGCCTCCTCTCCATGTGGAGCAGGCTCTGCCTTCCGTGAGAAAGCCAGGGGTCCTGTCTCTGGGCTGCAGGAAACGCTGGCTGTCTGGTCCTTGGCCCAAGCTGAGCTCCTAGTGCGTCACCTCCACCTTGGCTGTGAGAAGCCGCTGAGCCCCCTTCTCCATCCCCCTGCCCTCACGCCCTTTGCCCTGACGGCCTGTtctccacctgcttcctcccttAGACGTACACGGGGCCCTTCGTGTACTGCGTCAAGTCCACATTACTGGAAGAGGACATCCGAACCATCCTGAAGTACATGGGCTACGTGTCTGAGCTGGGGACTGTGTACAAACTCAAGGAGCTGGTGGAGACTCTGCAGGTGAAGATGGTCTCCTTTGAGCTCTTCCTGGCCAAGGTAGAGTGTGAGCAGATGCTAGAAATCCATTCGCAGGTGAAGGACAAGGGCTACTCGGAGCTGGACGTGGTGAGCGAGCGCAGGAGCAGCGCTGAGGATGCGCGCGGCTGCTCTGAGGCCCTACGCCGCCGGGCCGAGGGCAGGGAGCACCTCACGACCTCCATGGCCCGTGTAGCTCTCCAGAAGTCGGCCAGCGAGCGGGCCGCCAAGGACTACTACAAGCCCCGCGTGACCAAGCCCTCGAGGTCGGTGGATGCCTACGACAGCTACTGGGAGAGCAGGAAGCCACCCCTGAAGGCCTCGCTGAGCCTGCGAAAGGAGCCTCTGACCGCGGACTCGGGGGACGACCTGAAGGACGAGATCATCCGGCCGTCCCCCTCACTCTTGGCCATGTCCAGCTCCCCCCACGGCAGCCCCGATGACCTGCCCCCCGCCTCCCCCAACAACGGCCTTGGCCTGCTGCGCAGCACCTGCTTCTCCTCCCAGGAGGATGTGGACCTGTACACAGACTCCGAGCCCAGGGCCACGTACCGCAGGCAGGATGCCCTGCGGCCGGAGGTGTGGCTGCTCCGCAACGACGCTCACCCCGCCTACCATAGGCGCACGCCCCCCGTCAAGGAGTCAGCCCTCTCCAAGTGCCAGAACTGTGGTCTCGCGTGCAACTCGTCCCTTTGTCAGCGTTGTGACAGCCTGCTTGCCACCTGTCCTTCGGCCTCCAAGCCCAGCCCCTTGCCTGGCAAAGCTTCCGCCCACGACAGCCTGGCCCACGGGACTTCCCTGAGGGAGAAGTACTCGGGCCAGGCCCCGGGTCTGTCCCATGGCCACTTGAAGGCCAAGCCCTCCACCACAACCACCTCCCGCTGTGGCTTCTGCAACCGGTCTGGCGCCACCAACACCTGCACCCAGTGTTCCAAAGTCTCCTGCGACGCCTGCCTCAGCGCCTATCCTTACGACCCGTGTTGCAGAAAGAGTGAGCTGCACAAGTTCCTGCCCAACAACCAGCTGAACTACAAGTCCGCCCCTTTCACCCATCTCGTGTACCGATAGACTCAGCTGGGCGTCTTCCTGCTACAAGGGCTACTCCACGGACCTTCCTGGCTTcctggtggaggaggatggcGCCTTGGTTGGGAGCAGAGCCTGCCCTTGACCCTGCAGGTGGCGGGGTCGTGGGCCACCTGGGCCCGCAGGCCACTTGATGGAGTGATTCAGCTGTTGCATTGATGG carries:
- the SPATA2 gene encoding spermatogenesis-associated protein 2 isoform X2 — translated: MGKPSSMDLKYKDDLFRKYVQFHEGKVDPTPSQQRPGSDESLRVAASTLLSLHKVDPFYRFRLIQFYEVVESSLRSLSSSSLQALHGAFSVLETVGVNLFLYPWRKEFRSIKTYTGPFVYCVKSTLLEEDIRTILKYMGYVSELGTVYKLKELVETLQVKMVSFELFLAKVECEQMLEIHSQVKDKGYSELDVVSERRSSAEDARGCSEALRRRAEGREHLTTSMARVALQKSASERAAKDYYKPRVTKPSRSVDAYDSYWESRKPPLKASLSLRKEPLTADSGDDLKDEIIRPSPSLLAMSSSPHGSPDDLPPASPNNGLGLLRSTCFSSQEDVDLYTDSEPRATYRRQDALRPEVWLLRNDAHPAYHRRTPPVKESALSKCQNCGLACNSSLCQRCDSLLATCPSASKPSPLPGKASAHDSLAHGTSLREKYSGQAPGLSHGHLKAKPSTTTTSRCGFCNRSGATNTCTQCSKVSCDACLSAYPYDPCCRKSELHKFLPNNQLNYKSAPFTHLVYR
- the SPATA2 gene encoding spermatogenesis-associated protein 2 isoform X1, translating into MSPLSSHHRPLVVSAGPGIVSGGQPRSRAPLGSPLKAVTSGLSVSGSALAPSTGAWYPAAGRGCASPLLGPARAAAAPPVPFPRSGCPRGSVETYTGPFVYCVKSTLLEEDIRTILKYMGYVSELGTVYKLKELVETLQVKMVSFELFLAKVECEQMLEIHSQVKDKGYSELDVVSERRSSAEDARGCSEALRRRAEGREHLTTSMARVALQKSASERAAKDYYKPRVTKPSRSVDAYDSYWESRKPPLKASLSLRKEPLTADSGDDLKDEIIRPSPSLLAMSSSPHGSPDDLPPASPNNGLGLLRSTCFSSQEDVDLYTDSEPRATYRRQDALRPEVWLLRNDAHPAYHRRTPPVKESALSKCQNCGLACNSSLCQRCDSLLATCPSASKPSPLPGKASAHDSLAHGTSLREKYSGQAPGLSHGHLKAKPSTTTTSRCGFCNRSGATNTCTQCSKVSCDACLSAYPYDPCCRKSELHKFLPNNQLNYKSAPFTHLVYR